TAAATTTCTTCCTGAATCTACTAAAGTCACTATTTTGGCAGATAAAGATAAACTCAAACAGGTAACGATCAACCTGATTAAAAACGCTTGCGAAGCAATTCCGGCGGAAAGTTGCGGTAATTGTCTAAATCGAGTGGTAACCTGCAAAATAGAGCTAGAAACTAATGGCGATCGCGTTTGTATTAGCGTTCACAATCGCGGTACTCCAATTCCTGCCGATCTTTTACCCAGGCTGACTCAACCGTTCTGTTCTGGTAAAGTTGGAGGAACAGGGTTAGGACTAGCGATCGTCAAGCGGATTGTTGATGCTCATGGGGGTGTATTATCGATTCAGTCTGACAAATCTGTGGGAACTGAAGTAAATATTAGATTACCAAACTCATCGCCCAAAAAAACCTGATTTAAATCAAATTTGAGGTAATAAATTCATCAATTCCCCTAATTTATCTAAAAACTTGTGACCCAAAATAGCTGATAGAGTTCCACACAACCCCACAAAGCCGATTGAAACTATGATATGTACTGCTGTAAATCCCAAACCCGATTGCCAGGTATAGGATAAGAGGATTAGAGGGAGAATTAACCCCACTGTAGCACCCACAAAGAACTGAATGACAGTTTTAGTCAAAATAGAGCGATCGCCCTCAGCATTTTTCAGTTGCATATGTATATTTTCTCAGCTTTTCACTACTAAAATAACCCCAGATCGCTTTCACCTACCAAATAGATTAATCCTGTTCTAGCTAGTTTTAACCAGGATAAAAATTTATTAGAAAATCGGAAATCTAAAATCTTTCGAGAGATAAAAGTTAACTAGACCCAAAAATCCCTAAAATAAGCACCGTGTAGATCCTCAAGGAGATCAAAACTTATGGCTTGGTTACAAAGATTATTTGGCATGGAAAAGCCACAAGATGCCCAAGTTAACGCTTCAGCTAGCGACAGTCAAACTGCTCCTGAAAGAGTAGGACTAAATGGAGAATATGACGAAAGTGGTTTAGCCAAGAGAGTGGCTTTAGCTTTCGATCAAGATTCTAATCTGACTGACGTAGATACTTTATGGGTAGCTCAAACTGGGGGTACTGTAGTACTTAAAGGTACAGTTCCCAGTCAAGATATTCTAAGTCAAATGGTATCTGTAGCTGAAGGTGTAAATGGGGCTACTAGCGTCAATACAGACCAAGTTACTGTTGGTTAAAGAAAAGACCTCTTGCAAAAGTATTTTTCCTGATCGCTCAGACTAAAGTCTGGCGCTATACAACCAAAACCTGCCTACGCAGGTTAAATATTAGCCCGCGCAGGCGGGCTTTGTCTGTATAGCCCTAGGCTTCCAGCCTTTGGGCACCCAGGACTTATGCAAGAGGTCTAAAGAAGAAGGAAGAGGGAAGAAGGAAAAAGTGCAATTAGCGCTAGAACTTAAATTTTTCAATCAATCCCAACTTCTTCAATCAATCTCAGGAATTACTCCTATAATGGGGCAATTTCCATGAAGTCTGGTATTTTAGGCTAAGAATCGAGATCGGTCGCTAGCCATTCTAAAAGTATTTGGTTGACTACTTCTGGACATTCATCATGAGGACAATGACCCGCGTTTTCCACATCAACTACCCGCAGTTGAGGATTGATGTCGCGAAATCTAGCTGATAGAGCATAGGGAATCATCCGATCTTGTTGTCCCCAAAGTAAGAGCATCGGAATATTTAAAGTAGGTAAGACGGTGCGCGCGCTAGGGCTAAAATCTGCTCCGATCATAGCTTTGAGCAATGCGGAAAAGGCTCTAGCTGCACCTCGATCTTGAGCCGGACCACTCAAGATTTCGACTAATTCTTCACTAATCGCACTAGGATTGGCGTAGGCGATACTCGCCCACTTTTTAACGATTTGGGGACGGCGAACCAAGTAAAATAAGGTTTTTAACACTGGGGGAGAAGCGATCGCATTTTCTAGTCCAGATACTATCGGTTGGAACCACTTGGGAATCATGTCGTTGCGGGCAGACATATCTGGTAGGCTAATCATCACAATGCCTTGCACCATTTCTGGATAAGTCTCAGCCGCAGCTAAGCAAACCAACGAACCAATGGAGTTCCCCACTAGCACCATTGGAGTTTGCACAAAGGTTTGCCAAAAATCATATACCTGATCTACCCACAGGGAGATTTTATAATCGATTCCAGCTTTTTCAGAAGCCCCAAAACCGAGCATATCTAGGGCATAAACCGTATGAATATCGCTCAAAGCCGGTAAATTATGCCGCCAGTGTCCAATAGAAGCTCCAAAACCATGCAACATT
This genomic window from Merismopedia glauca CCAP 1448/3 contains:
- a CDS encoding BON domain-containing protein, with amino-acid sequence MAWLQRLFGMEKPQDAQVNASASDSQTAPERVGLNGEYDESGLAKRVALAFDQDSNLTDVDTLWVAQTGGTVVLKGTVPSQDILSQMVSVAEGVNGATSVNTDQVTVG
- a CDS encoding alpha/beta fold hydrolase encodes the protein MVTSLTWQQRVGSQRDWVWRGWRTRYTYIRGKQNLDNNPPLLMLHGFGASIGHWRHNLPALSDIHTVYALDMLGFGASEKAGIDYKISLWVDQVYDFWQTFVQTPMVLVGNSIGSLVCLAAAETYPEMVQGIVMISLPDMSARNDMIPKWFQPIVSGLENAIASPPVLKTLFYLVRRPQIVKKWASIAYANPSAISEELVEILSGPAQDRGAARAFSALLKAMIGADFSPSARTVLPTLNIPMLLLWGQQDRMIPYALSARFRDINPQLRVVDVENAGHCPHDECPEVVNQILLEWLATDLDS